A window from Thermincola ferriacetica encodes these proteins:
- a CDS encoding PFL family protein, which translates to MLTIQEIMETIRMVQNENLDIRTITMGISLRDCAHADPRKAQQKIYDKITRLAANLVEAGEEIEKEYGIPIVNKRISVTPISLVAEVSETDDYVGFAECLERAAREVGVNFIGGFSALVHKGFTKGDENLLNAIPVALSTTERVCSSVNVATTKAGINMDAVYRMGGIIKETAERTADKGGLGCAKLVVFANVPEDNPFMAGAFHGVGEPECVINVGVSGPGVVKNAVEKANGASFGELAEIIKRTAFKVTRMGELVGRAASQKLGVPFGIVDLSLAPTPAIGDSVAEILEAMGLERCGAHGTTAALALLNDAVKKGGAMASSYVGGLSGAFIPVSEDAGMIRAVEEGALTLEKLEAMTCVCSVGLDMITVPGDTPAETIAAIIADEVAIGVINQKTTAVRIIPVPGKQVGDRVEFGGLLGAGPIMPVNRYNSAEFVKRGGRIPAPIHSLKN; encoded by the coding sequence ATGTTAACCATACAGGAGATAATGGAAACAATCCGGATGGTCCAGAATGAAAATCTGGATATCAGGACTATTACCATGGGTATCAGCCTACGTGACTGCGCTCATGCCGACCCCCGCAAGGCGCAGCAAAAAATCTATGATAAAATAACCAGGTTGGCGGCTAATCTGGTGGAGGCAGGAGAAGAAATTGAAAAGGAATACGGTATTCCTATAGTGAACAAGCGGATTTCTGTAACGCCGATTTCTTTGGTTGCCGAAGTTTCCGAGACAGATGATTATGTAGGTTTTGCCGAGTGCCTCGAACGGGCAGCCAGGGAAGTGGGGGTTAATTTTATCGGTGGTTTTTCTGCATTGGTGCATAAAGGATTCACTAAGGGTGATGAAAACCTACTTAACGCCATACCTGTAGCTTTGAGTACCACGGAGCGGGTTTGCTCTTCCGTTAATGTGGCCACCACCAAAGCGGGAATCAACATGGATGCCGTATATCGCATGGGCGGCATTATCAAGGAAACAGCAGAGAGAACAGCCGATAAAGGTGGTTTGGGCTGTGCCAAGTTAGTAGTATTTGCCAACGTTCCTGAAGATAATCCCTTTATGGCGGGAGCTTTTCATGGTGTGGGTGAGCCTGAATGTGTGATCAACGTGGGAGTCAGCGGTCCCGGAGTAGTAAAAAATGCTGTGGAAAAGGCTAATGGCGCCAGCTTTGGTGAATTAGCCGAAATTATTAAACGTACGGCTTTTAAAGTTACCCGCATGGGTGAACTGGTAGGCAGGGCAGCTTCCCAAAAGCTGGGCGTGCCTTTTGGTATTGTTGATTTATCCCTGGCGCCGACGCCGGCAATTGGGGACAGTGTGGCTGAAATATTGGAAGCTATGGGCCTGGAAAGATGTGGTGCTCATGGCACTACGGCAGCTTTGGCGCTGCTTAACGATGCTGTAAAAAAAGGGGGAGCTATGGCGTCATCTTATGTAGGCGGCTTAAGCGGGGCCTTTATTCCCGTCAGTGAAGACGCCGGGATGATCCGGGCAGTGGAAGAAGGGGCCCTTACCCTGGAAAAGCTGGAAGCCATGACCTGTGTTTGCTCGGTGGGGCTGGACATGATTACCGTTCCGGGCGATACGCCCGCGGAAACAATAGCGGCCATCATTGCCGACGAGGTGGCTATAGGTGTAATAAACCAGAAAACCACTGCCGTAAGGATTATACCTGTTCCGGGCAAACAAGTGGGGGATAGGGTGGAGTTTGGCGGCTTGCTCGGTGCGGGGCCGATAATGCCCGTAAACAGATATAATTCCGCAGAGTTCGTGAAAAGAGGCGGGCGGATCCCTGCGCCTATCCACAGTCTTAAAAATTAG
- a CDS encoding ACT domain-containing protein: MNDYKIAAAGGTSGNRIVVTVLGQDRVGIIAAISTILAENNANILDISQTILKDIFTMVMVVDISNCFIDFDLLREKLEDKGRELGLQIKAQHEDIFKFMHRI; the protein is encoded by the coding sequence ATGAACGATTATAAAATCGCTGCAGCAGGAGGTACATCAGGCAACAGAATTGTTGTTACAGTCCTTGGACAGGACAGGGTAGGTATTATTGCGGCCATTTCCACTATTTTGGCGGAAAATAACGCCAATATTTTGGACATCAGCCAGACTATATTAAAGGATATTTTTACTATGGTAATGGTGGTAGATATCAGCAATTGCTTTATAGATTTTGACCTGCTCAGGGAAAAGCTGGAAGATAAGGGGCGGGAACTGGGCTTGCAGATTAAGGCTCAGCACGAAGATATCTTTAAGTTTATGCATAGGATTTAG
- the pduL gene encoding phosphate propanoyltransferase encodes MLEHNNPNITEYHEYQKPLEMPEHLAFKPLTKATNQVTVRISGRHIHLCPADLYALFGPGYTLHKYKDLNQPGQFAAKETLTVVGPKGVIEGVRVLGPLRDKTQVEISGTDGYHLGVDPPVRDSGDLEGTPGIVLVGPKGAVNLKEGLILAATHIHMHTSDAERLNLRNGDRVQVLIDGERDLIFTKVLVRVSDKFNTEMHIDTDEANAAVIEDGDIVEIIGKFAPM; translated from the coding sequence ATGCTTGAGCACAACAATCCAAATATCACTGAATATCATGAATATCAAAAGCCGCTAGAAATGCCGGAACACCTGGCATTTAAGCCCTTAACCAAAGCTACTAATCAGGTAACGGTAAGAATTTCAGGCCGGCACATTCATTTGTGCCCTGCCGACCTTTATGCATTATTCGGTCCCGGTTATACCCTCCATAAATACAAAGACTTAAATCAACCAGGCCAGTTTGCCGCCAAAGAAACCCTCACCGTTGTGGGGCCAAAAGGAGTTATCGAAGGCGTAAGGGTGCTTGGGCCTTTAAGAGACAAAACCCAGGTAGAAATATCCGGTACCGATGGTTACCATCTGGGAGTAGATCCACCTGTGCGTGATTCCGGTGACCTGGAGGGAACACCGGGTATCGTTTTGGTTGGACCAAAGGGGGCCGTCAATTTAAAAGAGGGACTTATACTGGCAGCCACTCACATTCATATGCATACCTCTGATGCCGAACGACTGAACCTTAGAAACGGAGACAGGGTACAGGTCCTCATTGATGGTGAAAGGGATTTGATATTTACCAAAGTTCTGGTTCGGGTAAGCGATAAATTTAATACTGAAATGCACATTGATACCGATGAAGCCAATGCGGCTGTAATAGAAGACGGCGATATTGTCGAAATCATCGGCAAATTTGCTCCCATGTAG